One Antennarius striatus isolate MH-2024 chromosome 17, ASM4005453v1, whole genome shotgun sequence genomic window carries:
- the adss1 gene encoding adenylosuccinate synthetase isozyme 1, translating into MSLTWSAKDQKNMSQSPVTAQKRTRNDVGNKVTVVLGAQWGDEGKGKVVDLLATEADTVCRCQGGNNAGHTVVVDGKEYDFHLLPSGIINPKSTSLIGNGVVIHLPGLFEEGDKNEKKGLKGWEKRLIVSDRAHLVFDFHQVVDGLQETQRQAQEGKTIGTTKKGIGPAYSSKASRTGLRVCDLLGDFKDFSMRFKNLVHQYQSMYPSLTVDVEDQLKKLKEYAERLRPMVRDGVYYMYEALHGPPKKILVEGANAALLDIDFGTYPFVTSSNCTVGGACTGLGIPPSNIGDVFGVSKAYTTRVGIGAFPTEQLNAVGELLQTRGHEVGVTTGRKRRCGWLDLVIVKYAHMINGFTAIALTKLDILDVLDEIKVGVAYKLNGKRIPHFPANMDVLQKVEVEYETFPGWKTDTSAARKWNELPAKAQNYIRFIENHIGVPIKWVGVGKSRECMIQMF; encoded by the exons ATGTCGCTCACCTGGTCTGCGAAAGACCAAAAAAACATGAGTCAGTCTCCCGTGACCGCTCAGAAGCGAACGCGCAACGACGTGGGCAACAAAGTGACGGTGGTGCTCGGTGCGCAGTGGGGAGACGAAGGGAAAGGAAAAGTCGTCGACTTACTGGCGACTGAAGCTGATACTGTCTGCAGATGTCAG GGAGGCAACAATGCAGGACACACAGTGGTGGTGGATGGCAAGGAGTATGACTTCCACCTTCTTCCCAGTGGAATCATCAACCCCAAAAGCACATCACTCATCG GTAATGGAGTAGTCATACATCTACCTGGCTTGTTTGAggaaggggataaaaatgagaagaaag GTCTTAAAGGCTGGGAGAAGAGACTGATTGTTTCAGATAGAGCTCACCTTG TGTTTGATTTCCACCAGGTTGTTGATGGCttacaagaaacacaaagacaagcacAAGAAGGAAAGAC TATTGGAACAACCAAGAAGGGCATTGGACCTGCATACTCAAGCAAGGCATCTCGCACCGGCCTTCGCGTGTGCGACCTCCTGGGCGACTTTAAGGACTTCTCAATGAG ATTCAAGAACCTCGTCCACCAATACCAGTCCATGTATCCATCCTTGACGGTTGATGTTGAGGACCAACTGAAAAAACTCAAG GAATACGCTGAGAGATTGAGGCCAATGGTTAGAGATGGGGTCTATTACATGTACGAAGCTCTTCATGGACCTCCAAAGAAGATTCTGGTTGAAGGGGCCAATGCTGCTCTCCTAGACATTGACTTTG GCACGTATCcttttgtgacatcatcaaactgCACTGTGGGCGGGGCATGCACTGGTCTTGGCATTCCCCCCTCAAATATTGGTGACGTGTTTGGTGTTTCAAAGGCTTACACCACCAGAGTGGGAATTGGAGCCTTCCCCACGGAACAGCTCAAT GCAGTAGGTGAGCTGCTGCAGACTCGAGGTCATGAGGTGGGTGTAACCACAGGAAGGAAGCGGCGATGCGGCTGGTTGGATCTTGTCATTGTCAAATACGCTCATATGATTAATGGCTTCACCGC CATTGCTTTGACAAAACTTGACATCCTGGATGTGCTTGATGAAATTAAAGTAGGAGTTGCCTACAAACTTAATGGAAAAAGAATTCCCCACTTCCCAG cCAACATGGATGTTTTGCAGAAAGTGGAGGTGGAGTATGAGACTTTCCCGGGTTGGAAAACAGACACATCTGCTGCCAGGAAGTGGAATGAACTTCCAGCCAAGGCTCAAAACTACATTCGGTTCATTGAGAACCATATTGGAGTTCCCA TCAAGTGGGTTGGTGTTGGAAAGTCCAGAGAGTGCATGATCCAGATGTTCTGA
- the siva1 gene encoding apoptosis regulatory protein Siva produces the protein MPKRACPFSETFSSQYKIHIGQQELNNYGVFGSKYKQEVYEKTKNLLFNGAKAVMGKLWTGEERRADPLSAGHTPTPTSSPTLLRGQTLIGYDGRIKKANSVQGVTAAPSGCSLCQKRHGSKAPCSQCDRLVCSSCTQQCSRCFSLCCSVCTITDYSGRYDEVLCCSCST, from the exons ATGCCTAAACGAGCTTGTCCGTTTTCGGAAACGTTTTCTTCTCAGTATAAAATTCATATCGGACAACAGGAACTCAACAACTACGGCGTGTTTGGGAGCAAATACAAACAAGAAGTGTACG aaaaaacaaagaatttgcTTTTTAACGGTGCCAAGGCAGTGATGGGGAAGCTGTGGACTGGAGAGGAGAGGCGCGCCGACCCCCTGTCCGCCGGACACACGCCGACCCCTACGAGCTCCCCCACGCTTCTGAGAGGACAGACGCTGATCGGATACGACGGCAGGATTAAAAAAGCGAACTCTGTACAAG GTGTGACAGCGGCCCCCTCAGGGTGCTCTCTGTGTCAGAAGAGACATGGTTCTAAGGCACCATGTTCCCAATGTGACCGTCTAGTCTGCTCCTCCTGTACGCAACAGTGCTCAAGATGCTTCAgtctctgctgctctgtgtgCACCATCACAGA